The following DNA comes from Apis cerana isolate GH-2021 linkage group LG14, AcerK_1.0, whole genome shotgun sequence.
ATTGGGTATAGAAATCAaactattatatcattaaatgaagaaaattattttaaataaaaaatcattttcacgtTGCTTATTCCTTTTTAGGTTCCTGTTTTATGCCTGTTACTTTACGTTTGCACGTCTATGGTCGGTATGTTGACTATTCCATGGACTATGACGGCCGAATTGTTCCCAACCGAGATCCGAGGAATCGCCCATTCCATTAGTTATTCCATAGCCAATTTACTCATGTTTTCTGCTCTGCAGAGTTACAGAAGTTTACAAGATTTTCTGGGTGGTATGTGCACAATATTTTACGAATGAACACATGTATCTCCATcatcatttatacatttttatacaatcGCAGGATCTCATACCGTGCAATGGTTTTTCGCTGGCGTTTCGTTAGCAGCCGTCGTTTTCGTATGGCTGTTACTTCCAGAGACTCATGGTAAAAAACTCTCCGAGATCGAGGAGTATTTCCAAAATCATTTCCTAGCTGTGGGAGCTGAAGCAAAGACAAGGAAACGAAGAAGACAAAGAAGAGCGCAGCGAAACGCCAAATCGTCCGCTACGCAACCATTGAATCCTAAAACTATACAAAAcgtgtaaatttttcttccatgaGGCTGGAATCGTAAGATACAAAGAATTCCTAGCCAGAGCGTACGTATAACGTATACTCTATACATGACACACAAATTATCTTTTAGTTCAAAGTTGTTACCcttgtaaaagataaaatacgcgcccaaatttttataaattatatcgatttactttaatattgttaagatTGTTAGCATTTCGAAAAGTTAAAAGCGAGAGGCAGGAAAAGGAATCGAAAGTATGTATGAAAAAGGacgaaaggaaggagagaaaaagagagtgtgtgtgagagagaaagataggaATGTTACGATTACGAAACTGTGTAGTTTCATACTTAAATAACTTGCTTTCACTTAAATAatcgcaagaaaaaaaaaatatgaactgAGGAAAAAATTGAGGATTCTCAATATCGAAGGTAATTctcattgattatatatatattatatattacaaaatcagACTTcgtttattactaattttgaaggaaaattttaaaaacgaatattcaaaGAATGATACAAGCAAAATGAATTCGCAGATTTCTGCAATCGttgaattacatttattttgcgATATAGCCTCAAGATCCAAATGCTTGCACGTGTGAATTAGTATATAAATGCGTATACAGCaggaaagataattaataatacgcaCGGCACGCAATGTGATATTGCCAAGAAAACTAGATGGAAATTTGTACCAAAAATTAGCAAACGATTTTAGGCGAGATATAAAACAGTATTATACAGTTGATTTGATACAGCCTTCCATATAAAATATGGATGACCGTAGAAGATGacgataaaaagatttttgtcGAGAAATGCTGAGTATGTGCCTaagataatcttttttctattgtaCATTGTCTCGCGAAACATCTATACGTTTGCCGTTTTCAGGCAGGCATAGCATTCCTTTTGGAAATCAACTTGTTAACAACAATGctgtgattaaataatatttacaaagaaaattcatataaCGTGAAGTGCAGTATTCCGTTTTGCCTGCGAAGCGtaccatttaaaaaataaatagtatcaAAGCGCAGGCGCTGCGTAAATCACTAACGCCATCTATCGATTCGTTCAAatttatggattttttttagtGACATCCATCgtctatctattatttttaaactatagaTAGATCTAATATTACGATCGTCACTTTTTGTACGACTTTTTTGTCACGTTTAATGTTTGTGCTGATATATAcatcattttttatgatatttttataccgAATCGTGTTTTCTTCTAATGGTTTAAAACAAATCGTGAACCAAACGTATAAATGTACTTTTTACAAGTTCATTGACCGCCGTCgtacttttattaaatgtgaTAGTCGTAATCAATGGACCAGATCGAACGTCCGATGTATCTTAAAGTGCCGAATAGATgctcgataataattatacgaaatcgatcaaattgatcaattgattgatttttatcatcgaaatTCAGCTTGTCcattcttagaaaaaaaaaattactacaaattattaaagatacaaTCAAATTCTCGATGAAAGTTATCGTGATAATGATAAGACGAAAAGATAAGCTATTAAtctcatattaaaaaacacgTATATTGTGCGTTAGtttcatttagaaaaaaattttgaaatattatatatatatatatatcgagattGGTTCGACAAGTGCCTTTCTTTTTTGtcgatttattttgtaatataggTATGCGTGAATATACGAACAGAGTAGAGTTTATGCGAATGTACTTTGtatcgtattatatatacatatagtatgCTTGTATTCTTcggttatacatatatgtgtacatacatatatacttacATCTATATGtaccattataatatttcgtagaatgtttctaataaaatcgtatttttGGAAACcacaaaaaattgtaaatttagttaaaaataaccattcataataaaatggaaacaaTTGATTATCAaacatttgaatgaaaattataacttgTCAATTtggatatgaattaaaaaaaattacgaagaaTATCGAACGTCAAAAAATTttgcactattttaaaatttgctacattattataataattataataataattatttcataaataattttttaagtattttttgtatatattacaaaCTACTTTATATCGAAAGTAATTTGAACGTAATAGTGAAATTtcagtaattataaattctaaacgttgatcgatcgatgtgaattatgaaaatatttgtatctactgacatttcgataaaattataatagaaattaatattatcacaaatgagttaattttatttataaaaaatatatgttgaaataatttttaaataaaaaaaatataattaaaaaaattttttaaacgtgtagaaaaataaatataaaaatatacacgtaATTTAGGGtagtttaaatgaatataaattcaaatttgaaagtATACGACAATTGGCTTTATTTTGACGCGAATTCGTCaattaaggaataaaaattaaatacgagTTTGAATTACATGTGTTTCATAAATGTACGCATacgtatatatgatataagatcgacatttaataataaaatagtcaGACAAAATATCgcaacaaaataatgaaattgtttatttatgattttttgctGCAGTATCGCATATTAATTCTGTCAATCTTGATTTTATTCTATGTATCGAATCTTATCGAATgactgatatttttttatatcgactAGTGCGCCTTGACAACTCGAAGTTTTTCTAATTgaagatatttcgaaaaaagataaaagtacaAAAAAGTTAAACTACAAagttaatatatgattaatagttaatacttttcaaatttcatttattgacAGACATATGAAGCAATCGACTATTTTTCtcgcatataaaatatagtctCTACTACTAATAAGATTagcatattaaatatgtatatcggCGATTGAGatagtttttgttttttattctttttttcaatgatttccTTTTCGCgggaaatcgaaagaaaattcacagtcgaagaatttcatatattaaaaggTATTTACATCTGTGCGTGCAATAAGTAtcaaagtaatatattaacagAATTAATAGCTATGTCTGCGGTGCAAAAATTTATCCTATTTAATTTAGTCGTACTTAAATGAATAACGTACAAAGCGAAGAATCGGCACAGTTTggcaataataatgataataataataaaaataataatattaataataccgAATACCAAAACAACTCCTTTCTCCATacatagaatatagaaaaagaaaaaatttctataatttcatttttatacgcCAATTATGTTATTGACGTCACACGTAAAAGCgtatatcatttttacatCGCAATGATTTCTTACAATAGAAATGTCCGTgcttaattatttccatttaatcgtttgtaacaattaaaatatgtttcatttttaacattatggGACACAATAAGCACGGACATTGATATAGAAATTCTTGtgatgatctttttttttgaattacaataaattatgctTGTTGttattttcgttcgttttttttttctgtcactgcattaaataaaataaaatagcaaaactatatattgtctgtataacgaataaatgtgattaaattcataatgtaATTTCATCATGATCgtgatgcaaaaaaaaaaaaagtggcaaaaatttcgataatatgccttaattatattcatacctACATATCATACACGcgttagtaaatataatataaatcctgTCAATAATAATGCTCAAAAACTTAACAAAACaagctttcttctttcttctttctttataaacGATCGCGACACTATGCAGAGTCCAGCAGTGCCAAGGTCTGCGTTCTCAGCACGACTAACGCTGCAGGCAGTGACGGTGGCTACCTAATccgtattaatattacattaaattctatattatttaataatatgtatatatatacaggatATATCCGTACACACCAGGTCAAActctaaatctttttttttttttttaaataattacggCAATGACGAATGAATTGCGAAAAGAATATCAACaaacgtaatattaaaaaagtttatattagacAAATTGATATAATCACACTAAATCCTACACATATCTCCACTTGTTTCCTTCATTGAAAATTCCAAGTTGTATTGTAAAACTTCCTACCGATTTCCCGTGAATGAAAAACCATTTATCCTGTCTATAATCAAATCGCAATTGGTAAAAACGATTCGCGTCCATACAATTCATTTTACGACTACcacaatttatgaaaatagacaTGATTACATTCTTAAACGATGTCGATGATACATGTATCAATCCACGAAAACTGGCATTCTTCGTGTTCTACGATAAAATAGCAAAATGAACACGAATATTGTTGAGATAATCcgaatctttttttactttttttcttctttttttctatcgtaATAACGAATGAGAAACTTTTATCTTGATCACTTAATCACTGTCCATTTTACGCAACATCAGCAAATACAGGAGTTTTCTAGCTACTTGCACTATAATCACTTTAACGAtagctttttctcttttttacaaGAAGATGAAAGACGATCCCCGAACATATCTTGTTCTGACGACGCCAAAGGCACCAAGTAAAAGAAATAACCTGACTACTCGAACGTTTGAATCCAATTGCTTTCCTGTCGCACATTACCATTTTTTGGCACTATTTGGCCacctattaaaaatcaaaacacATTATCACGTGTTTTATTATGTCGAGTTAGGTGTGAATcgtatttataactttaatcTCACAAAGATTTATACGTCAACTTAATTTATAGTACTTGtatctttgaagaaaaatttatgaatggtcaagtttaaaatatgcaatatctatttcttttttgcctttaatattgtaatggttcactttcaatgaaattattctgTTATTTCATCCTACTAGTAAGAAAAGACGAAAtgatctatgtatatatatatatatatatacatatatatatacacatatatgtatatatatatgtatatatatgtatgtataattttatccttatataaataaaacaaaaaacgaCAATGGCACAGAATGTTACTAAACTTGTTACGTTAGCTTTGATTTAgcattcgtttaattattggCAACGTGacgaatagtttaaatattaacgtTAGTTTCGAATATCATTCCCTTAATCATTCCTACTCTAGTTTTGCTGATTTCGTCGCATCTCTCATTCATTCTACACATTCTCTCCGTTTCTTTCTCACAGACTCTgtgttcaaatattattcttgttttttttttttttcgagaaaacttCTGAACTTTATCTCGTCTGCATCTCTTGGGTCATTGTGCGTCCTTGGAAACTGACTAGCACGTAGattttgaacaaataaattcattatgtCTTTTTCGACATTTCGacttatacgtgtatataaaaGCTCCCGTGACAATCGTATTATGCATACATGTAATCATTAACAAATACGATACTCGCGAGAATCCTGTCTCGTTAATGCTGAaatgcgaaaaaaatattttatatgaaatttattcattatcacTGTTCGTACAGAGCCGATACCAAATATAACGCCCATTCTCGTCTTGATATTACCGAGTCTTTATTTCCCTTCCAACTTATTCATTGCAAAGTGCACAGCAAAATTTATTGCCACGTGCAATAGTATTAGCGATGTTTGTAAATCGGCGAACAAgcgtataatgtatttttatacaatgctTTCGGTACCGTTATAATTGGCAATTCACGTCCATTCTGCTTACAAAATATGAGTCTCTCGGCAGTGATGTCGCACTGTCTTCTCATACTTTCAATTAGATCGAGtcgacatttaaattatttggaatCACATTCCTATTAAATCATCGCAATCAACTCTAAAAGATGCACAACAATACACTGAGATacctaaatatatacaatatcctAACGAATAGcgaacaaaatttaaagtatacaAAATCACAAAGTGAACAAGAGGCACGATACTATTCTTTATGAGCTGCATAACATACGgaggagttttttttttttttttttttaaagcttttcttctttctttcataaGAAACGACGCTGCAActtaatatcaaaatgtaacgtatcaataaaaaatatatatattatgactGGAGAAATCTTACATCTAAAGCAATTCTCTCATTGCAATAGGTATAAATTTTTGGTAAACAAAACAATATGCATAAATAACTTGTATACTACCTGCTTTTGTGCAACATCACTGTCAGGAGGTCAGGTATGTCGCACACACCTTGCCGTGAAATCATGCAGATCAGTCTATCATATTGAAAAACATCGACTTGTATTGTTCTATCGTTCGATGATAGTTGTCACGGATTGGACTTACTAAGGAAGCTAACCAGCATTCGTTCATGTCTTGCACTCAAACGAGCAAACCTTTTAAGTATCGCGATCCTAAGTGTCGCGGAATTTGGTGTTAGTTAATTTTTGCTATTGCTACGTGGACTTGCTGGTTGACTGTTCGCTTGTTGCGCGCGttgtatataaatgtttaaaagctTCAATTTGCTGGTATATAAACAACTGAGATGAGGTTTCAACAACTCTTCACCAACTGCCAAGTGTATTGCTACCATACAGAATACAGCACTTTTGCGTACTGCGCTTTCAGTATCATCATATGCCTGtacaaagatataatattgtatattataataaaaaaatctatttttagaatatatttgaactCACTTTGATAAGACCAGGCATAACTTTTGATAAATGAGGTTCTATTGCATCACGACCCCAATGTTCCACAACCTTATGAAGCATTTTTATTGCACCCATATTCAAGGGATATGGTTCAGTAGTTATTATAGTTGATACTAAGTGAATAACTTGTTCTGGTTTTAAAACCATTGCTATCGTTGCAGCACATTTTTCCGCCATCCATAGAACCtaatagaatgaaaatattaacaatcgtTTATAtactatgaaattaatttatatacttactgGAGATCTGGAATTACTGCTACTGGAAGAATCTTGTTTTTGATCATCTAACTTATACGCGTTAATCACTTTTAAAACCAGTAATTCAGGATAAACAGAAAAACTATCTACAAGTTCCGTACATTTAAGCATATCAATTAGAGTTTGAAGTACTTCTACTTGCATCTTCTTACTATCGTTAGTCAAACTATCTAATAATGTTTTGAGCAGTTTTCTAGATaaagacaaataattaaaattctcatattttaatgatataatttaaatacttaattatataaataataatacatacttaaaattttgtttaatgtaCAAGGCATCTCCTTCACGAacgtataattgaaattcttgtAATGCTGATACTTTTTCTTCGGTTTGTGTCATTTTAGATTGTAatgttttaatcatattatctaAAACTTCTGGCCTTTTTATCGAATCAGGTGATGAAcctgttataaatatttaatacatgaaACAtacataaatcaatattattatatattgtataactttaaataatgttatatttaccATGCGTTTTATAACCATTATTTTCTTGAGGTAGAATCAGATCTCCTGCAATAGTATCACTTGAACCATTTACTGTAATATTAGTAACAGATCGTCCTCTTTGGGTAGGAGAAGAAACAGAAGATGAACGACCCTAAAAATAAAGCTATTACATCTCAATTACTATAtacttttaagaatattaatagttatttaattaccGAATTGCATAATGTAAGTCcttccattttttcttctacatCAGCCATATTGCTGATTCCACTATCTTTACTAGTAGTTGCTCTTTCCAAACGTTCAAAAccataattttgtatttcagCTGTTGTACGTCTTAATGATCTGTAGAAagtacttaaaaattaaaatgactaaaaattataaataatagaattatcgaCTTAAGAATATCACTCTTACTTATAAACTTCTTCCAAATTTTCATCCGCATTGTCGATATCAGTTTTACCTTTCGAACGAGCTGGTGAGCTCTGTGCTCTAGGAGGCGGAGTTCCAGGAGATGCAGGATTACTCGAACCTGAtgattttcttaaatgatttTGTACTAATGGCAATGCCGCTTcctataatatacatatagaatagatacaaatagaatattcatttattagaaaaatactcTATATGGTAACTAACCTGATAATACTTCGGTAATTCAGCTAATATCATAGTCACTTTTGgaggatttaaattatatagcgATATAACAGCATTTTGTGCATGCCTTCTGACTTCTTGACTTTTAACATCATTCGACCAATCAAGTAACCTTGCTAATGCTGTTCCTGCAGAACTATTAAGTGCAGATGGTTGTGCCGTTTCTGCTATTTGTGTAATAAACATAAGCGTCGCCACTTTTACGCGAGAATTTGGAGTTTGTGTTGGATCTGTTAAATACCTCATTACAGCAGGTAAAAGTTGCTCTCCTGGGAAATATTCTCTGTGAATTcggagaaaaatgaataaatataaaagtctatattaatttcaaaattaataaaaattacagccATTCTTACCTAACAACTTCAAgcgttttatgaatttttgctTGTATCGAACCAAGTAAGTCAGTGcctaatttattcaaaagtcTTGCACATAAAACATAAAGCCAATCGCCAAGATCTTCACTATGAGTAGTTATTAGTTCATTCAATGTATccaaaaataaactaaaaacttTTGTATGAGAATCCATgaacatttttgtaaaaatatccgTTACTTTTCGCAATTCCGTAGCTGTAAGCGTATTTCcgtttgaaagaaaatgttgTAATCCAACTAAACCTTCTTTTCTATCGCCCCAATGTTTATGTGcacaattttctataatttcctTAATATCCTGAAAGTTAaaggattatatatattttctataaatatatgtaatgtaaaaaatttgcccataatataaaaatattttaatgtatttttaatcgagttCTGCtctatttccttttttgaCAAAAGAGTACAGTGTAAGGTATCGaatatgtatgaaataaatgaaagtgaatattaaatttaacaaacctTTGGGATAGACTGATCCCACATATCACGATATAGTCTTTGTTGAGAGCCACTCCATGAGAACGACTAATGGGTAGATGGACGATGGACAGATATGGAGAACAGAACGGCGCATCGCGTTAGTCCAAACCAAACAAATACGCCGCAAAAAAaccaaaagaaaaaaccaGACATGCGTTATCTACAATATAAGATGCTGAAAGCTTCTTTTTTAAGCTTGTGATCTACTACTCTACTCTGTCAAATTcaagaaatagatattttgatatttttcgaatatgaataaatgaaatagaattcagcgaaaattcaaattgtctaattaattgaaaatataatttattttacatgaaataataaattatacacatGAGCACATAGCATGAACTTGtctataattaaaagcaaatatGTTTAAAGCATTTtcaaattgcataaaaaataaaaattctcaaataaaaataatatcgcaagctcttaatttcattgtaaataaattagaaaagcattatttaaataaacaaaataagataagcattatgataaaataagtgTAATGACTGTAATGAATAGTTTGAGTAATGATACAGTaatgaattacatatttataatatgtgaaTAAAGATGTGTATGTTTTaattacatgaaatattttgtgttGGATATTGGATACtctatttttgcattattttaatatattttttattgtgatgagataatgaaataatagctATTCTATTAATAGTGTCCATATCATTCCTTATACTTACATCGTTTGGTCGTCTAAAACTGTCCATACTTCGTTCAGAACATATGCTGCTAGTTTCACTATCATCGCTGTGATCACCTTTTCCTCTTGGTGTTCttgtataattatcaatattttcaaacgtaAGCGCATCCGCCAATGCTGATTCTGCTTCGCGTGATTGTTGCAACATCTTTTGTGCCATGACTGGTCTGGATTGAGGTCTATCCGTTGGAGACATATGTAAACTTCTTCccctatattttatataatattccttATTCGatcaagattaaaattaaacaaaattaacaaaataaatattaccgtATTTTGCTTGCAAAACTTCTGTCCATTCCAAACCTTTGTGGGCTTGGCTCACGACTATTACCGGTACTTCTGATTCCATGTCCAGATAACCGTCTAGGTCTTGCAATTAACGATTCTCCTTCACGATTATAAGTTGCATAACTCAGTCTTGATGATGGCGATCCTGATCTACTGCtagctattatatataacatataaattttattaagtcacatatttctttaaaaaaatgaatttatttatttattttttttttttatgaacttACGTTGAGATTGCGACACTCCAGACATTCGAGTCCTTGTTCTTGCCGTTCTTTCTGGACTAGCAACAGCAGTTGTGTCTGGTGATTTGCTAGGACGTGctaaatgaagaaattataattcatttgaaacacataataaaaacattagaataattgaagattttagCGATAAATACTCACGAAGTGATGCCTTCTGTCTACTCATGTTCGCATACATCATTCTCGCTTTAGCTCTTTGTGCGGCTTGTAAATCTATCGCACTAGTCGACCTAACACTCGAAGTTCCACGATCTGaagaagagattaaaaaaattaaaaattgaaaaaaatttattattcacataTATTAGAAGCAACAGTGCATGTTCTAAGTCATggtgatattttaaaacatcaaACGAGAAGATAACAATTACAATGACTATCAGTGGGTCTTTGGAGGACTGGGATACCAGATTGACGATATGACCGTGGCAAGGACGGCGTTCGTCTGAGTGGGCCATGTGGTTGACCCGAAGTTTGATGCAAATTTTCCGTACTACCttcatatgtttaatataaagagGAGTCACAAAAGCAGCATGAAAAAAAGCgagaagtattttatataccgAATTATTCTATCTTATATTTGTCTCTGCATTTACATCAATACCAATTCTTATCTATTTCAAATAcatatctatttcattttcgataattGAATATGGAGATATACCTGTAACACTCATGACTGGTCTGGATGTTCGTGGACTAACACTGGCTGATCTCGTAACTACATTTAAACTGTTAATGCTACCGCTATTGCTGAGAGACATTAACGAACGTTTATATGCAGTGTCAAGGCTATTGAGCAATGCTTCTGCTTGTTCCGGGAAATGATCTTTGAATGCCCAGTATGATCTGAAAGGATTCGACATACAATctgatatatctttttaataaaggaataataaacaaaaacaacAAGAATATTTACTTCCTAGCAAAAGCTCTCGCTTCCGAATCTGAATCTGCAATACCTTTCTTGATCGTGTCTTGCAATGTAGTCACgtgtttttgtaatatttgagTAGgccatatttgtaaaattagatttagataTTCGCATGAAGCTCGGCGTATGTCTTTACTTTTGTGACTTAAGCATGATGTGATAATTGGCACAAAACGACTGCAATGtgtattttgaagaataaacCTTACTGCTACGGCACCAGCTGTTGCCACAACCTAAATGTGCAAAATCGTCAATGTTTTTCTATGTTATCACAATTGTTCTTCGTCAATATCGACGCTAAATAATTACGAGTCTCACCTTGGCACTATTTTGTATGAGATTCATTAAGGTGAGTAAGACTGCTTCTCCAAAGCTGgcaaacttattttttaactgtTGACTAAGATATGCTAAAGTAATGCATGCCTCCCTTACTACTTGCGATCTAAGATCCGTGCAAGCAACTTCAAAAGGTCTCTGaacattcttcaaattttctaaaaagtttTCGTAATTCGTACCACCTGCGATAATGATTGCtctcaattttttcatctgtaaaagaaaattaatttttagcatatataattcaaatcgaTTGgcattgatattataataatattattttgatacataCACTTTCTGTCCTTTGTTTCCAATCCTTTTTATCATCACCAACGTTAtctcttataattttcatttgctCTTCAAGATCTTTtgcggaaaataaatttacggaTGGCACATCTTCGAATGTTGTAAGGAAAGTTTCTTCATCAACGGCACCAGCTTGAgctgaatatattaattttttttacatatatatatattcatattaatacatatattataatactattttataagatattgcctataacgtttttattttttttatctagaaTACAgaatactaaatattttaaaaaattgtataaatcttgttgaaaaattttaattatatctttaaatttagaacttttatattttaataaaatctttttaaaaaaatgtataacatTTTGTAACACTGAATATACTGAATAtactttatgataatttagaaCACTGTTAAATgagaatgatataaaaagcaaggcaattaaataataattacgagtatatatgtatatatatagcaacTTTATGCTCGCGTGAAATGAGACgcaaataaaagaagataaagcAACATTGAATGAAGGGATTCGTATCAAATATGCATAgtgtattatgaatattagttcgatcgaatttgaaattttttttttgtacttatATCATGATGGAAATTCaacaaaaaggaagaaaaataatacaaaaggtAAAAtcgtttcataaaaaatatcaaaatttgcgAAAAGTCCATCatgatatattacaaaaataatatgccAATGAAGTTTTAGATACCTGATGTCGATTTTACTGACACGTTTCTTTTGACGGTTGTAGCCCTTGGAACCATGGAAGGTGTATTACCAGGCTGAGCTGTCATGCAAGCG
Coding sequences within:
- the LOC108001004 gene encoding CLIP-associating protein 1-A isoform X13, translated to MGHDFKPYISTIIQPTIDRLGDSKDATREKAQLVLLKIIEKGCMTPQQLLDRLRPAFNHKNAKLREEALILLTTTLNEHGADEMMLSGVIPSIVKLLSDPSEKVRETALNTLADIYRHVGERLRVDLQRKHNVPQAKLLLLIEKFDQLKAAGDLLPLAMSSDVGKISDETDRAVIKSAPVKRSAAPLKRGQFGPAKTSSSTLAQPGNTPSMVPRATTVKRNVSVKSTSAQAGAVDEETFLTTFEDVPSVNLFSAKDLEEQMKIIRDNVGDDKKDWKQRTESMKKLRAIIIAGGTNYENFLENLKNVQRPFEVACTDLRSQVVREACITLAYLSQQLKNKFASFGEAVLLTLMNLIQNSAKVVATAGAVAVRFILQNTHCSRFVPIITSCLSHKSKDIRRASCEYLNLILQIWPTQILQKHVTTLQDTIKKGIADSDSEARAFARKSYWAFKDHFPEQAEALLNSLDTAYKRSLMSLSNSGSINSLNVVTRSASVSPRTSRPVMSVTGSTENLHQTSGQPHGPLRRTPSLPRSYRQSGIPVLQRPTDSHYRGTSSVRSTSAIDLQAAQRAKARMMYANMSRQKASLPRPSKSPDTTAVASPERTARTRTRMSGVSQSQPSSRSGSPSSRLSYATYNREGESLIARPRRLSGHGIRSTGNSREPSPQRFGMDRSFASKIRGRSLHMSPTDRPQSRPVMAQKMLQQSREAESALADALTFENIDNYTRTPRGKGDHSDDSETSSICSERSMDSFRRPNDSFSWSGSQQRLYRDMWDQSIPKDIKEIIENCAHKHWGDRKEGLVGLQHFLSNGNTLTATELRKVTDIFTKMFMDSHTKVFSLFLDTLNELITTHSEDLGDWLYVLCARLLNKLGTDLLGSIQAKIHKTLEVVREYFPGEQLLPAVMRYLTDPTQTPNSRVKVATLMFITQIAETAQPSALNSSAGTALARLLDWSNDVKSQEVRRHAQNAVISLYNLNPPKVTMILAELPKYYQEAALPLVQNHLRKSSGSSNPASPGTPPPRAQSSPARSKGKTDIDNADENLEEVYNTFYRSLRRTTAEIQNYGFERLERATTSKDSGISNMADVEEKMEGLTLCNSGRSSSVSSPTQRGRSVTNITVNGSSDTIAGDLILPQENNGYKTHGSSPDSIKRPEVLDNMIKTLQSKMTQTEEKVSALQEFQLYVREGDALYIKQNFKKLLKTLLDSLTNDSKKMQVEVLQTLIDMLKCTELVDSFSVYPELLVLKVINAYKLDDQKQDSSSSSNSRSPVLWMAEKCAATIAMVLKPEQVIHLVSTIITTEPYPLNMGAIKMLHKVVEHWGRDAIEPHLSKVMPGLIKAYDDTESAVRKSAVFCMVAIHLAVGEELLKPHLSCLYTSKLKLLNIYIQRAQQANSQPASPRSNSKN